One window of the Octopus sinensis linkage group LG3, ASM634580v1, whole genome shotgun sequence genome contains the following:
- the LOC115209832 gene encoding UDP-galactose transporter senju-like, with protein MESLCSAELFPTKCSFVIFLAYMGLFINQGILVTSTKTSSNTYAYNTITVVLFTEFLKLLAAMLIYLKNNSFVDLYHEISKNKKVFLFYFVPAALYSLYNNLQFVNLVNFDPTTYYLLLQFRVVVTGILFQILFNKRLRCIQWVSVILLTIGCLIKELGHVKVMTVASPPATAVLTAASTNVRKNVNITSQFGFSIFLIMIQVFSSCFAGVYNEYLLKDKACNVHIMVQNIFMYIQSIICNGALLIFRGELVNSLTLNSLMSVFQVKVMLIMLNNASIGIVVSLFLHSLNSILKTFASALELVFTAILCWIIFNIPIDVYTIGSIFIVTAATFMYALNPVVNRPKNTTEKELQLSVDEKSRDSQPV; from the exons GTATTTTGGTGACATCTACAAAAACCTCAAGTAATACATATGCCTACAACACAATTACTGTAGTGCTGTTTACAGAATTTCTGAAACTTTTGGCagcaatgcttatatatttaaaaaa tAATTCTTTTGTTGATTTATACCATGAAATCTCCAAGAATAAAAAAG ttttcctcttctATTTTGTGCCCGCAGCACTGTACAGTCTCTATAACAATCTTCAGTTTGTCAACCTGGTCAACTTTGATCCTACTACATATTATCTTTTGTTGCAATTTCGAGTTGTTGTAACTGGAATATTATTTCag attcTCTTCAACAAACGTCTTAGGTGTATTCAATGGGTATCTGTCATTCTACTCACTATTGGATGTCTTATCAAAGAACTTGGTCATGTGAAAGTTATGACTGTAGCATCACCACCAGCTACTGCTGTTTTGACTGCTGCAAGTACAAATGTCAGGAAAAATGTAAACATTACTTCACAATTTGGCTTTTCTATATTCCTCATCATGATCCAAGTGTTCTCTTCCTGTTTTGCTGGTGTCTACAATGAGTATCTGCTGAAAGACAAAGCCTGCAATGTGCATATCATGgtgcaaaatattttcatgtatattcaGTCAATAATATGCAATGGTGCTCTGCTCATATTTCGAGGGGAGCTAGTCAATTCTTTAACACTGAACAGTCTGATGTCTGTTTTCCAGGTGAAAGTGATGTTGATTATGTTAAACAATGCCTCAATTGGCATTGTGGTCAGCTTGTTCTTACATTCTCTGAACTCTATTCTAAAAACTTTTGCTAGTGCTTTAGAACTTGTTTTCACAGCCATTCTCTGTTGGATCATTTTCAACATTCCCATTGACGTTTATACGATTGGCTCTATCTTCATTGTTACTGCtgctacatttatgtatgcactaAATCCAGTTGTTAACCGTCCAAAGAACACTACAGAAAAAGAACTCCAGCTCAGTGTTGATGAAAAATCTCGAGACAGCCAACCAGTTTAA